In the genome of Lactuca sativa cultivar Salinas chromosome 3, Lsat_Salinas_v11, whole genome shotgun sequence, the window acgacataaagaacggtcgtaataacggaatgacgtttggcacccgcagacctgcaggtccggctgtagctagcagcaaggtgtaggatagtcaatccagtatagatctatacgcaaactcaacgctctccctccaagagaattctggctacaactcgggccatgacatttaaggcatgctccgatacagtggatcacatttgttatcgtattcttgcatatgtgatgaaatgtttcttgttctagtatagttgtatatgttctcgtagtatagttgtatatattctcttcctagtatagactcatgaatgaaccgactcattgatctagcagttgtaatagtatggttatgtgttaccccgatggtaacttgttaacggtgcgtctagtacgtatggttatggaagtacttttatgtctatatatgtatatttgatatataattaacatggaaacgaccttcggatggtcacccaaaatcccaccagaccacatccaaatcgaggaaaaggaaatagggtggatggccttcctaagccctttaaacattatttatacgtctatacatatatgggcatgcaatttataatataaaaacataaataagtatttataagacatttgaaacataagtattatttttaaagaaagattgacttgatgtcaatctataaaacaatttgaaggcgtagatttgattaaaacagattaagtataaggaacatttgtttaaatcacagttgcagtgtaaattcgaaaagtaaatgggtttggaaaacatttagaagtaaaacagtttgatagatagtttgaatagtgataaaatcatggtttccctagttattaatcacatgtgcttaatgcaatcacatgtgattgaaacaataactataagtatttaacttgtatccccccccttgaaagcatataaaagcatttagaatatttaaaaaggttgattaaggggtatgaaactcacttgattgattgaagaaagcgagatggaaaaccgggcagagtttcgtctcggaaaacggatttttctcgggattctcgggaatctcgggagtaaaatcgaccctcgggacttgagcaaaaagaccagagcttcgggttataacgggcacggaaaacgaggcaaggttgtgagagagaggagagaaatgagcaacattttcggaaagcctcgcatcctatttataggaaggctgaaccgcctgcgaacgcggggcgtacgctcgtacgcagcgcgtacgcgtacgtcatgcatgaccgaagcctcgactgcctcggttcggatgggacgggttgctgggtacgcgggtcggatgggacggcgggtcggacgggacagcgggtcggacgggtcggcgggtcggacgggttagattcttcggatagtgcgacgtggacgatccgagaccctcgatctcagtacgcggggcgtacgaaggtacgcagggcgtacttcggtccaatccgatgactccccttcggatattaccgggaatttataattaaattcatatttattttaaataaacttcaaaaattcatatctccctcatacgaactccgtttttgacgttctttatatccacgcgaaggtgagaccatgatctacaactttcgtttagattccgttggcaaattccaaaattatttttattatttatttattaaaatgacgtgatttaaggaatttcttcaaaaattcataacttcctcatacgaagtcagatttggacgttctttttatgtacgcaaaccttgatatgattcctactactttatttagtccgaataagattttaggaaggttacattttgacctaaatttgatcggttttacattacattgactcgaaatatcgggttgtcacatcatccccccgttagaaggaatttcgtcccgaaattaaaattttaagcaagttagaaatttcaaataactaagcaaaaaggtgagggtatttcagtttcatctgatcctcacgttcccaagtgaattccggtcctcgcttggcattccagcgaaccttcacgataaggatacggctttgctttgtctgcttgacctcacggtccaagatctctacaggttcttccacgaagttgaggctctcattgatttcgacctcgtcgagtgggattacaagagtctcgtcggatagacactttttcaagttagatacgtggaatgtagaatgtacgttacgaagtgcgtctggtagttcgagtttgtaagctacggggccgactcttgcaagaatctcgaaaggccctatgtatctcggattaagctttccacgcttgccgaagcgtatcaagcccttccagggtgagactttgaggaggactcggtctcccacctgaaattccaaaggtttccttcgtttatcagcgtagctcttctgtcggtctctagaggctttcaatcgttcacggatctgaacgattttctcagttgtttcccgaatgatctccggaccggtgagagtactgtcagaagtttgccccctggctaattgggtatcacccacctcagcccagcacagaggggatctgcacttatggccgtagagagcttcaaatggagcagccttgatgctcgtgtgataactgttattataggaaaactcgacaaggggtaaatgagtatcccatgtcttcccaaagtcaatcacgcaggctcgcaacatatcttccagagtttggatggtcctctcactctgtccgtcggtctgaggatggtaggctgtgctcatgtccagccttgttcctagggaatgttgtagtgattgccaaaatcttgaggtgaacctactatctctatcggagataatggacataggtacaccatgtagtcgtacgatttccctaatgtatgttctcgtaagtttctccatcttgtcggtttctttgataggaaggaagtgtgcagacttggtcaatctatcaacgatgacccatacgcagcgcgtacgcgtacgtcatgcatgaccgaagcctcgactgcctcggttcggatgggacgagttgctgggtacgcgggtcggatgggatggcgggtcggacgggtcggacgggttagattcttcggatagtgcgacgtggacgatccgagaccctcgatctcagtacgcggggcgttcgaaggtacgcagggcgtacttcggtccaatccgatgactccccttcggatattaccgggaatttataattaaattcatatttattttaaataaacttcaaaaattcatatctccctcatacgaactccgtttttgacgttctttatatccacgcgaaggtgagaccatgatctacaactttcgtttagattccgtaggcaaattccaaaattatttttattatttgtttattaaaatgacgtgatttaaggaatttcttcaaaaattcataacttcctcatacgaagtcagatttggacgttctttttatgtacgcaaaccttgatatgattcctactactttatttagtccgaataagattttaggaaggttacattttgacctaaatttgatcagttttacattacattgactcgaaatatggggttgtcacacatatatatatatatatatatatatatatatatatatatatatatatatatatatatattaaattcaaAGGAGCTTAGGAATAGTATTCTTTTAGGTTTTAGGATTTTGCCACAAAAGTTTGCTGAACTTGACACTTTTAGTCCCTAAAGtaaatttttttacatttttgccTTTTGATTAAGTTTTTGCGCCTTAAGGTTTTTGCCACAAATCTTTAATGACTTTGACACTTTAGTCCTTATATTCAAATGTATTACACTTTGGTGTTTTGCCACAATTCATTAATGAATTTGACACTTTTTGTCCTTATAGTCAAAAGTTTTACATTTTgacataaaaaacataaaaacctCCTTTAAAATTTTGCCAACATTAACAACTTTAATATTATTATCACAATATTTTGAATTTTCTCCACCagtgtctttttttttttgttctacaCTTTTGACATCTAATTTTAGGAGTTGTCGACTTTCTTCCCTATTTATGGTGATTTACAATTTCAGCAGATATCTTTTAAAGTTTGCCGATTTTTTCCATATTACCCCAAAAGCGGCATAGCCGCGAGTTCTTtactagttttaattaaaaataaatgttaaattttattaaaaaaatatcaaaacagCTGAAATTTTGGATCATATATTAATCCGAACTAATTTTTAATCACATATGAACCATATTCATAAATGAAAAAAACGGATCTCAAGTTTTAGTGATTTTTTATACCACATGCaccatggaccatttatgtaagtTAAAACAGCTGCTTTCAGAGTTTCAGTACACAATTGATTCTATTCTCCCAAATTGTGTAGCTGATGGATTCACATTCACCGGATCAAATCCTTAAAGAAATCCCCGGACTCATTCGAGTATACAAAGATGGCCGATTCCAGAAACTCTCCGGCACCGATGTTGTTCCCGCCGGCAACGATTCTTCGTCCGGCGTTCAATCCAAAGACGTCGTCTTCTCACCTGAAACCAACATCTTCGCTAGGCTTTACCTTCCCAAAACCACCACCAAAAAGCTCCCCCTTTTAATCTACTACCACGGCGGCGGATTCGTCATCGAAACCGCCGCTTCCCCCGTCTACCATAACTTCTTAAACCTCGTCGCAGCTGAATCCAACGTCGTTATAGTTTCCGTTGACTACCGAACGGCGCCGGAGCATGTCCTCCCCACCTGCTTCGACGATTCATGGGAAGCAATCAAGTGGGTCGCTCAACACATCAACAGTAATGGACCTGAGCCATGGCTTAACGACTACGCCGATCTTCAACATGTATTCTTCTCCGGCGACAGCGCAGGCGCCAATATCTCCCACCACATGGCAATCCGGGTCGGGTTAGAAAAACCGGGCTTGAGCATATTCCTACGGGGTATTATCCTGCTCCACCCGTATTTTTGGGGGAAAGATCGAATCGGGTCTGAAGATGAGCATCCATGGAATGCATCTATGGAAGATATATGGACCTTTGCTCACCCGGGAACAAGTGGGTTCGATGACCCGTGGATTAACCCGGATATGGATCCGAAAATTTCGGATCTTGGATGCTCCAGGGTACTGGTTTGTGTTGCTGAGAAAGATATATTCAAGCATAGGGGATGGTATTATAAGGATATTTTGGGTAAAAACGGGTGGAAGGGAAATATTGAGGTGATTGAGGATAAAGGGGAGGACCATGTGTTTTTCCTTTTTAAACCTTCTGCTGAGAGTGCTTGTACTTTGCGCAAGAGAATTTGTACTTTCATCAATGATGCCTAATCATGCAAATCTCAAGCAATATATGTAATAGAATAAAGAAATTTTATTGGCACCGATTTTCTATACATGTGTAATGTGTTTTAAGTTTATTTACGTTACAACTTTATTGTAAGTTTGCTTGTTTTTGATGAAAAGTTATAGTGACACTATAAAATATTGTTAATCACAAAAACGATAGATGAAAgtaaaaataactttttgataaAAGTAGTTAACAAATTGGTtgaaaaaatttataattatttattaagcaaaagtaaataaataatgactaaaaaagtaaaaaaaaaaatacaaaacaataattacACATTATAAGATAAGTAcctaatatattttattaaattaacaaATTTTAAGTTATAGGCTTTCGTTAATTTATATTTAAGTGTACTTTCTTGCATATCGTATTCATAATATTCGTATAAGTTTATTGAACCACATGATATGTTTATCGAATGACTAAATTCTAGTATATTGTATTTGAGTAAATAATGAAttcattttttatcaaaaaaaaaaaattgtgcaaATTACATAAAAGTCATTAACTTTTTTTATGTGATTTTGACACCTTTTTTTCTATttcaatttattatatatatatatatatatatatatatatatatatatatatatatatatatatatatatatatatatatatatatatatatatatatatatattacaattcTTACAGATTTGCTTTAGGTCATCTGATTATCACTATTAAAATGACATGGGATGCTGATGTGACATGCTAAAATGACACTATTTGGTTATGTAATGATAACGTGATATGATAACGTGTTGGGGTCGGAAACAGTTACACAAAAGAcattaagtttttattttttttaccattttacaCTAAGTTTTTAATCTTTTCTAATTTTGACACTCTATTAATAAATatgcaatatattaataaaaggtTTAAACCTTAAATATTACCAAATATAATAAGAATTTAGATTCATATGTATGTATAAACTATAGAAATATTTCTTTTTCTATTGTGATTCTTGAGACTTCTGCCCCATGTATACTTTCTTCATTGTCTTCATCACACATTGATTGTCTTTAATATCCATTTCTTTCACAACTGACTTGCCTAGGAGTATTTTTAGgtatttgatttcattttttaaaaacatACATTTTGTTTTGTAATGCGGAAATATTCGGTCACATTTTCCAAGTTCCTTGTTTGATCATTAGTCATATTTGGAAACAGATAATTCAATATTAACAATCAACTTCATTTCCTTTATTTCCTATGTTCTTGCTTCTACACCAAGTTCTTCTACTACAACGTCATCCTCCAAAACATATTTAGAGAAACTAAAGGTTCGTAATGATGATGGAGAGATAGTATGTGAAACTTTCCTAATATCATGTCCTTgattaaaaagattttttttccaAAGTAGGAGAAttataaagattttttttaaacgaTTGAGTTTTATTAAAACCAAAACGGCCTAGCAAGGAGCTAACAAAACAAACGAGGCATCAAGAAGAAATAACAAGTTGGGGATTTTTGAAGCCAATCAACCAATTTAATTTTTTCGTAGACCAAGCTTTACACCAAAAGAAGGTTTGAGTGAcaaaattatcaaataaaactgtCGACCTCGGAAATCGAAATAGAAGAAGCAAAAACCCGAGCATTCATGTAATTCCAAATGTCCCACCAAAGAGAATAAAAAACACCCTCCAACCAGCATTTAGTCACCCCTGAGCAACGAATAGAACAAAACCATAGCAACGAATAGAACAAAACCATAGCAAccagtctttaaaagaattaaatGAACAATTGTCAAACCCCAACATCTAAGAACATGTAAATGAAGATAAATAGCCAAACGACAGGGAAAAAACAAATGATTCTTGTGTTTTCAGAAGGAGAATTACAAATAGGGAAAATCAAAGATGAGACATCCAAACTCCTAGATAAAAGGTTATGTTGACTTGGGAGCTTATGAAGAGCCAAATGACACGCACAGACATTAACCTTTTTAGGCACCAATTTACTCCACTTAGTCTCGGGAAGGTAAAAAGAAGAGCCTTTTCATAAATGAAAGATCTAAGCgacgccaccatgaactccatcTCTCCTGAAAGAGACCAAAACCACCTGTTACAAGCAAACGACAAAGAAACGGAACCCATTAACCGGATAAAATCCTCCCATTGAAGGGATTCAGATCTGTAACGacctaaattttcaaatatttttttttcatttttaattagccAAACATTCCCATAAAATGTGAAGTAACATCaaccattgttttcaaaattcataatattaacattttattcaaaacatcagagtgtcccattaAACAATTGCCGAAGAGTGCACGCCgcaccatcaagccttgcccttgcccttaggctcagatgtacctgaaacaaatcaacaaattgTAAGCTAATGATTAGTGTGTCCCCTAAAGCATAACCCACACACAATCCAAATaaccacatatcatattagctataaaagctacatctaccacataagccatgcatacaaacatatcaggatgtcgtgggctcctcccaaggtcttactctaggatgtcatgggctcccccacatggccttacacCTAAGtgacatgggctccccccatgttCTTTAGCTGGAAAgccatggtcttacatccaagtgccatgggctcctcccatggtctttacttgaaaagccatgggctcccccacatggtcttacatctaagTGTCATGGGATCTTCCCATGGTCCTCCCTGTAAATATCACAAATATAGCTAGCATAACACTAAGCATATCTAACTATCACACCACATATCTCTACAACAAcaagtgtaccacatatcacaaaatgggctggccttggtgccttagacccattggtatggtgaggagacttacCTATCATATGCTGAACTGACAAGCTAAAATCAGATAGATCCCATGCACTTCTCCAACTCAACCGCCTATAATCGACATGTGATTAACTTGTTATAATCCCGAAATACCATAAATACCctctaagtcaactctggtcaacccTGGTCCAAGTCAAGGTCAACGATCAAGGTTAACAGTCTTGTTAACCTCAACTCGCCCGAGTGCATccaacaactcatcgagtttctctCGAGTTCATTCCATTGAATCCcgagtctactcgccgagtcaccttagtgactcgtcgagttcatcaaatGTCCAGAAAACCTAAAGTCCATTCAGACCAAAACCCTAGTCCTTCATTGCACTCAATTAGAAACTCAAAAACGGGCAAACCctaccccgactcgtcgagttaactaagggactcgacgagttcctttagTTCATTTTATGTTCAACCTTTTTCAGTGGGATCTAAGGTCCCAAACTTCAAATCCAACCTCCCTTGGTgcagataccacgtaaagttgcaaactttacgtgcatgcaaggtcctCTAAGGTCATAACATCAAAACTAAGCTTCCTACAAGGTTTTAGTGCATGGAAAGGGCCTAAGCTGGATAAAGTGAGCAATTTTATGTCATTGGGGACCTAGAGAGGTCAAAATCTGGAACCATGTCCTTGTGATAAGTCTAGATCCGAGTATGACCCTATTTTACACCCAAAAATGACCATATCGTTCCATGAAATGAGATCTAAGCAAATAGAGATCAAGGTGGTaactttttacctctaaatggaTGCTCATAAGCAGTAGATGCTGGATCCCAAGCCTTCTCCTCTCTTCAAGACCCTCAACCTTCATGTTTCCTTCTCAAAAGCACAAGTTTTACTCTCTaagactcacacacacacacactcaaggaagctcaaatatgCGGTTAGGGTTTCTTTATGGACTGTAAAGACAGCGAGGGAGGCTACAAATGAGCCATAAATCCTTTAAATAAGGTACAaacccctgaaaattagggtttctctctacagatcctactcgtcgagtaggatttaAATCTCGCATCCTCCTAatagtctctactcgacgagtcggagctctccaactcgccgagtccatgcacaaaaccctaaaaaaattgaataatttaaataatacctggaacagatgttacaaatctcctTCACTTGAACTAGAATTCAACCTCAAATTCTGCTGGCCCAAATAAATCCGGGTAGTGGTCTCGTATCTCGTTCTctagctcccatgtccattcggagcccccgcggtgctgccattgcaacTTCAATTTCTTGTTCCGAAGAACCATGGTATTCCTATCTAAGATCGCAACAGGCCTCCCAATGTAGTTCATGCTCTCATCAACCTAAATGTCGTCCAGAGAAACGACTGTGGCCTCGTCGGTGACACACTTCCGAAGTtgtgacacatggaaggtgttgtgaatctggctgaGCTCATCGAATAAATCCAAATGATAGGTCACCTTGTCTACTCGGTTTAAAATCCTGAATGGGCCAATATATCGTGAcgctagcttgcccctcttccgaaacccgATGACTCCCTTCCATAGCGACATCTTTAGTGACACAAAGTCCCCCACTTGAAACTCGAGATATGATCACCGTCGGTCAACATAGATCTTCTGACGGCTTTGTGTGACTCGTATCCTATCACACACTTGCTGAATTAACTCGGTCATCTTGAGGACCACCTAAGTGCTCCCCATGACGTGGTTCcctacctcgccccaacaaacaggggtcctacacctccgaccatacaacatctcaaacaagGGTCGGTCAATACTGGCGTGGtaattgttgttgtatgaaaactctagcAAAGGGAGGTAtatatcccaactccctccaaattccaacacgcatgcccgaaacatatcctcaagtgtctggATCATTCCCTCACCCTGGCCGTCtgcaacgcccgtagatccgggctagtcaatttagagataatagggatcgaaaacgacttttcggcaaaatattatttatgataaatagtcttaaccaagttgtagaatatgtctaaaggtttccgtacatataaagaacgccaaaatctgagttataacgaagaagttatggcctgtcgaagttttacggcaaaatcggcacgacaccgggaagcgtaaatagtaaatttacaatGGAGCGAATTTTAGACTTAgcaatctaaaccaaagttgtagtatacgttaaaccgagaacatccataaaaagaacgcccaaatctaacttcgtatgagaaagttatgatttttctaagattcggtttagcagtgcacgacccgaaactcgaattttagttcgagcggtttttggcttatgcgacctaaatgagagttgaagatctcattaatagtaactcaacggtaaaaatatagacaaaaacggagtccgtatgaaggagttacgaattcttcgcggtcatttaacagtataaacgcctcctactgttaaatttgagatcggtcgagaattagccaacggagtctaaatgaaagttgtagatcttgattttacctaagcgttgaaaaaaataacataaaaaatggagcttgtatgcgagagttatgatttttctaagttttaaggctgatacgcgataggggctgacgtggcaccaccagaattggacacgtggcaccaccagaaggctgccacatgccccaactcggcgagtaggtcctcctactcggcgagtccatcaggaattcaccctataaatagaggtgccgggtcttgccatttcttcacacctctcaaaccttctttctctctctacactctctctctaagctccctaacccccctaaaagcctaggtaaaccccctagcacccgaaggaagccccgaggctcccggagtcccgagaaaagagccttttggctcgggaacgctactccagcgaagcccggtttttgcgaaaaaacccgttgtaagtgagctacgcctacgctatttttaatatagcttctaattaattatagtaacactattaggaccttaaaataattatttgggctattattatgagttatattgagtgcatagtccttttcatgaacatgattttaatacaagtattgattaaagtattaattatatgtttatgtgcgagttaattgatgttgtTTGAAATACgtgtttaagaacataccttattatatatgatgatttaggataaagagtaaacctaaattaattatgaggaatatcggatagtattttcttacgagtaaaagtgagttatactcagagaatagaactttagtatatgtcatttatccgagagcatggattagacatagtcattgtccctagtccgagagtatggattggacatagtcaactaTCATTAATCCGGGggcatggattaagacatagtcagttgtccttagtccgggagtatggattaatatATAGTCATTTGTACCTAgtacgaga includes:
- the LOC111906622 gene encoding probable carboxylesterase 12, with protein sequence MDSHSPDQILKEIPGLIRVYKDGRFQKLSGTDVVPAGNDSSSGVQSKDVVFSPETNIFARLYLPKTTTKKLPLLIYYHGGGFVIETAASPVYHNFLNLVAAESNVVIVSVDYRTAPEHVLPTCFDDSWEAIKWVAQHINSNGPEPWLNDYADLQHVFFSGDSAGANISHHMAIRVGLEKPGLSIFLRGIILLHPYFWGKDRIGSEDEHPWNASMEDIWTFAHPGTSGFDDPWINPDMDPKISDLGCSRVLVCVAEKDIFKHRGWYYKDILGKNGWKGNIEVIEDKGEDHVFFLFKPSAESACTLRKRICTFINDA